The genomic DNA CAGCATTTGACTGATGCCGTAAACGTCCGCACGGGCTTTGCGTAATTGGAGGTTGAGTTCCTGGATCTCGTTCTCCAGCAGGTGGCAATGCTGTCGGTACATCTGCAATGGTGTGGGAAGGCCAAGCCATCCGAGGGTGTCTTCATCATTTTCCATGGTTAGGAATCCGTTACTGTATGCGCATACAGTAAATGACGTTTGGCCATGATGCGATTTGAGGCGACGAGCTGCAAGGCAGAGAACGGGTTTGAGTCGGAAAAGCCGGCGGGAACAGATGAAAGTTTGCCCTTCATCAGCATGAAAAAACCCACCTCAACATAGCATTAGCAGGGTGTCACGGCAAGCGTAAGGGTCTGCGCGGGCCAATAAACACGGGAATTTTAGCGCTTCGCTGACTGCCGGTCGAAGCCAGGGGAGTACCACGCTCGCAGTCCCCAGGCTGGGGAGTTGACGTGCCACATTATTTGGGGGGAGTGACGTGCTACAGGCTGCGGGTAGGCTCGTCTGGACCTGGCGCGCGCCGTCGTCCCCCCACCTCGCCTGCGGGCTAAATGGGTCGTTTTTTCTGCGCCCCTGCGGGCCACTCCCGGCGGCTTAGGCTGGGCGCTTGCTTGGCGTTGGAGGGAGGATGAAAGCCTGCGGAACCCTGCACCGAGGGGGTATTCCTTCGAAAGGTCTGGATGCGTTGCTGTGCAGGTAGAGGGGGGGTATTTCAAAAAGAGTAATTTCAGTAACCACGTATGGGCAACGGGCTGGAGGCCGCGTATTCCGTGGGGGTCGGTGTTACAAAAAGGAGTAACAGATAAGTAATTGAAAAAGTAATTTTTTGCCAACGCATTGTTTTTAAAGGGTTTTTATAAACATGAGAATTACATTTATAAAGAGTAATCAGATCACTTCAATATTACTTAAAAATTACCTTTTGGCCGAAATATAAAACCCTTTAATTTCAACGGCTTGAGCCTTAAAAACGGTCAAGATTACTTATGTTACTCTTTTTTTTGCCCCCCTCTAGATTTCGAATCTCAGCTCCCTACACGTGTGGTGCGCACGCGTAACGCGGTGCAATCTGAGGTCCGTGGGAATGGCGTGGGAACGCTTTCGCGCAACCGGCACCGCTGGAGCCCTTATATTCCGGGGCCTCTGCTTCTCGATCGAGGGTGCGGGTACTTTCGAATCTCTCCTTCACCGCCAAATTCGATGTAAACAAAACCCCTGGTTTCGAAAGAGACCAGGGGTTTTGTGATTTGTGGGGTTTGAAAATCTGGCTTCCTCAGGTTATGCGCCTGGCATATTCCGGCGCTGGCTTATGACATGCTTCGGTGCCCTCAATGCCCATGCCGATGATGCACATCCGGAAAATGCGCATGACTATGCCGCAACGGGCTGTGCACATGCACATGGCTATGCGACTCCCCCGGTTCCCACTCAAACCCATGCTCATGCTGATGATGCTCATCATGCACATGCCGGTGCGAATGCTCTGTCGCCTCATGCAGATGTTCATGGGCATGCCGTTCCGTCAGGTGCAGCCAAACGCCCACGGCCATCAATGCCAGCGCGATCCAGAATGCCGCTGACACCGACTCCCCAAATATCAGCAGCGCTACAGCAGCACCGAGGAACGGCGCGGTCGAGAAGTAGGCGCCCGTGCGCGCACTGCCCAACCCGCGCAATGCCAGCACAAACATCACCAGGCTGACGCCATACCCCAAAAAGCCAACCAGCAAGACCGGCCCCAGCTGCGCGAGCCCCGGCAGCTGCGCCCCGAGATAAAGCGCCAAACCACAGTTCACCACGCCCGCAACCAATCCCTTGGCCCCGGCGATAAACAGCGCGTCCGATGCCGACACTTTGCGCGTCAAATTGTTATCAATCCCCCAGCACAGGCATGCAAGTGCCACGGCAAACGGCCCGGTCCAGTCATGGCTCGCGCCGCCGCCGTCTGACCAGGACAGCACCACACCCCCCAGCACTATCGCGATCATCCCCAGCACAATGCGTCGGTCGGCGTTCTCCCTGAACACCAGCCAGGCGATGACGGCGGTCAGTACCGATTCAAGGTTGAGCATCAGGGAGGCCGTTGTGCCGGCGGTGCGGGTCAGGCCGAACATTAGGGCGACGGGGCCGAGAATGCCGCCAAAGGCGATGGCGCCGATCAGCCAGGGCCATTCCGAAGAGGTGAGCCCGGTGGGTTGCCAGCCGCGATCACGGATCAGGCGTGCGCCCGCGAGGCCGATGCCGCTGCCAAGGTAGAGCAAACCGGCAAGCAACACTGGCGAAAGGCCCGTGCCGAGGCTTTTGGCGAGCGGGGTGCTGGCGCCGAACAGGGCGGCGGCGGCGAGTGCATAGAGAATACTGAGGTTCATGGGCCAGCCTCGAAAGTCTGGCCCATGATACGTCGCAGGGCGGGGTTAAAGCCCTGGCGTTTTTGCCAACTTCATAATCATTTATTGCGCAGTTTTCAGCTTGATCACGTCACCGGAAATCTTGGTGGTGTAGCCGCTGAGTACCCAGGCCCAAAACCAGTTTTCCTGCACTTGGGTATTGATCAGTGCGTCGCCGCCCTTGGCCTTGATGGCTGCATCCTGGGCGCGTACGAAACGGCTGTTCTGGCCGATCGGGATGATGCCGAACAGCATGATGCCGGTGGCGCTGGCTTCGCTGTGGCCCAGAACGGTGTACTGGTTGCTGTCGTACTGCGGGGATTTGATGGCGGTGCCGGTGCAGCCTGCGAGGGCAAAACCAAGAACGGCGGCTGCAGCGACTTTACTGATGTACTTCACGGGGTAACTCCATGGGCAAAAATCGAGATCCATTTCTCGAAGGGGCGCCACTTTAATCTCGATGCTGGCAGATTGAAATTAATTCCCCGAAAGTTTCATCTTCACGCCTGCACGTACGCCCAGGCGGTCAGCTTTGCGAATAGCCGAGCATTGCGTCGTGCTGGCCGAGCCCAGCTCCCACATGTTTAGAGGTGCAGCCAAGCCAGGCTACCCAGCACCACTGCGACGCCGCCGGCGGTGTACGAAAGGCGCTTCAACCATTCCTTGCGCGTCAACAACGTAATCGCCGCCAACGAAATCGCGATCTGAATCGCCGTCATCGCCTGCGCCCAGCGGTGATGCTGATGCAGGGCCTCTTCTGATTTCTGGTCCCATTCCCTTGAGGTGGCCTCAAGCTTTTCAGCCTGTTTACGCACCTCTTCCTTCTGGCTTTTGTAACGCTCGATCTCGTCCTTGTAATGCGCCGCGTCCACGCCGGGAATGTGGGTGGCCAGTTCCGCCAGGTTCTGGCGGCTGGATTTGGCCTGGTAGTAGTTCCATTGGTTGGCGGCTTCGGTCTTGATGATGGCGGCGTTGTTCTTGTCCATCGCCGCTTCGCTCTCGGTGGAGCCGGCCTGGTAGCTGAGCATGGCGCCCAGGGTAGCCATCAGCGCGGTCATCACGGCGATGCGGCTGGCGAAACTGTCGCCGCGTCCGTGGGCGTGCTCGGTGGTGTGTTCGATGTGTTTTTCGTGGGGGCTGGGGACTTCGAAGGCTTCGGACATGGGGGCGTCTGTGAAGGGAATGAGGGAGTCTGATTCTTCACCAGCGCAGCTGTCTCAATCCTGTACGTAATGCTGCAAACCTTCTACCAGCGCATCAAACGTCACTCGGCAGCGCGGGCTGTTGCGCAGGTCTTCGTGCATGGTTACCCAGGTGTCCAGTTTGAGCGCGAATGCCTGCGGCAACACGCGCCGCAAACTCGGATTGCGCCTGGCTAACTGGACCTGGCAGCCGCCGATTCCGGCACCGGCGCGAATCAGCGCGAGTTGCGCCAGGTCACTGTCGCTGCTGAGGGCAAAGGCGCTGCGTTCAAAGCCTTTGATGGCGAGGCTGCGGATAAAGGCGTTTTCCTGGTCGAAACCGATCACCGAATGGCTGGCCAGGTCCTGCATGTGCAGCGGGATGCCGTGTTGCTGCAGGTAGTCATCGCGGGCGTGCAAGCCGACTTCAATCAAACCGATGCGCCGTGCCAGCAGTTGCTCCTGGCTGGGGCGGACCATGCGCACGGCAATGTCGGCCTCCAGTTGCAGCAGGTCGCTGAGGCGGTTGGTCAGGGTCAGTTCGACTTTCAAGTGTGGGTGCTGGCGGCGCAATTGGCTGACGATGGGCGGCAGCACTTCCACACCGACCACTTCACTGGCGGAGATGCGCACAACGCCGCGCACTTCGTCGCCTTGAGAGGACGCCGCGCGTTCCAGTGCGGCGGCGGTACGCTCCATGGTTTCAGCGTGGGCGCGCAAGGTGTGGGCGACGGCGGTGGGCAGCAAACCTTGCGGCGAGCGAGTGAACAACACCACGCCCAGTGCCGTTTCCAGCGCGGCAATGTGCCGGCCGACCGTAGGCTGTGTGATGCCGAGCAGCCGCGCAGCCCCCGACAGCGACCCTTCCTTGAGTACGCCGAGGAACGACCGGTAAAGCTCCCAACCAATATTCAATGCCATACATAAATGTATAGCTGATCGGCAATCTTCGGCAATTTATCTATAGCAGTCCCACGCACACACTGGCTTCAACAACTGACAAAGGTGGGCGGCGCGATGAATAAGGTACTGGTGTTGGGTGCAACCGGCGGGATCGGTGGCGAAGTGGCGCGGCAATTGAAAGCCGCAGGTTGGGAGGTGCGCGCGTTGGCCCGGGACGTGGACAAAGCGCGCCGCCAGAATGCGACGTTTACCTGGCTCAAGGGCGATGCAATGAATCGCGACGAGGTACTTGCCGCCGCCCGGGGCTGCGAGGTCATTGTGCATGCAGTGAACCCGCCCGGTTATCGCAACTGGGCAGAACTGGTGCTGCCAATGATCGATAACACCATCGCAGCGGCCATTGCCGAAGGCGCAACGATCGTGCTGCCGGGCACGGTCTACAACTACGGGCCGGATGCGTTTCCCGTGTTGCACGAAAGCTCGCCCCAGCACCCGCAAACCCGCAAGGGCGCGATCCGTGTGCAACTGGAGCAGCGGCTGGAAGACGCATCCCGCCACGGCGCGCGCGTAATAATCGTGCGGGCCGGTGACTTTTTTGGCGGGCAGGCGGCCAACAGTTGGTTCTCCCAAGGGGTTGTCAAACCCGGCAAACCGGTGCACACCATCAGCAATCCGGGCGCGCCGGGCCTGGCCCATCAATGGGCGTACTTGCCGGATGTGGCGCGCACCATGGTTGAGTTACTGGCGCGTCGGGCCAGCCTCGACGCCTTTGCGCGCTTTCATATGGCCGGGCACATCGACACCGATGGCACGCAGATGAGCAAGGCGATTCAGCGCGTGGTGCAGCGCAGAACGGGCCGGCAACCCCGTGTAGGCACGTTCCCTTGGTGGCTGTTGAAATTGGCGGCGCCTTTTGTAGTGACTTTGCGTGAGCTGCAGGAGATGCGTTACCTGTGGAGCACGCCGCTGCGCCTGGATAACGCGCGGCTGGTCGAGGTGCTCGGCAAAGAACCGCATACACCGCTGGATCAGGCGGTGGAGGCGACGCTTGTTGGCATGGGGTGCCTGGCTTAAGCGCCGAGGGCAGTACATAGCGGGCCGCAACGGTTGCTTGCAAGGCGCGCGGGCCGTTATTGTGCTGAATCCTTTTAGTCCTTCCCCCAGGGTTTTGTTGTGATGAATGCACCGCGTACTGCTGCCGGTCCGATCAAGGCCGTGATTTTCGATATGGACGGGTTGTTGCTGGATACGGAAGGCATCTACACCGAAGTCACACAGATCATCGCCGAACGCTATGG from Pseudomonas tolaasii NCPPB 2192 includes the following:
- a CDS encoding DMT family transporter, translating into MNLSILYALAAAALFGASTPLAKSLGTGLSPVLLAGLLYLGSGIGLAGARLIRDRGWQPTGLTSSEWPWLIGAIAFGGILGPVALMFGLTRTAGTTASLMLNLESVLTAVIAWLVFRENADRRIVLGMIAIVLGGVVLSWSDGGGASHDWTGPFAVALACLCWGIDNNLTRKVSASDALFIAGAKGLVAGVVNCGLALYLGAQLPGLAQLGPVLLVGFLGYGVSLVMFVLALRGLGSARTGAYFSTAPFLGAAVALLIFGESVSAAFWIALALMAVGVWLHLTERHAHEHLHEATEHSHRHVHDEHHQHEHGFEWEPGESHSHVHVHSPLRHSHAHFPDVHHRHGH
- a CDS encoding DUF4337 domain-containing protein; this translates as MSEAFEVPSPHEKHIEHTTEHAHGRGDSFASRIAVMTALMATLGAMLSYQAGSTESEAAMDKNNAAIIKTEAANQWNYYQAKSSRQNLAELATHIPGVDAAHYKDEIERYKSQKEEVRKQAEKLEATSREWDQKSEEALHQHHRWAQAMTAIQIAISLAAITLLTRKEWLKRLSYTAGGVAVVLGSLAWLHL
- a CDS encoding LysR family transcriptional regulator, which gives rise to MALNIGWELYRSFLGVLKEGSLSGAARLLGITQPTVGRHIAALETALGVVLFTRSPQGLLPTAVAHTLRAHAETMERTAAALERAASSQGDEVRGVVRISASEVVGVEVLPPIVSQLRRQHPHLKVELTLTNRLSDLLQLEADIAVRMVRPSQEQLLARRIGLIEVGLHARDDYLQQHGIPLHMQDLASHSVIGFDQENAFIRSLAIKGFERSAFALSSDSDLAQLALIRAGAGIGGCQVQLARRNPSLRRVLPQAFALKLDTWVTMHEDLRNSPRCRVTFDALVEGLQHYVQD
- a CDS encoding SDR family oxidoreductase is translated as MNKVLVLGATGGIGGEVARQLKAAGWEVRALARDVDKARRQNATFTWLKGDAMNRDEVLAAARGCEVIVHAVNPPGYRNWAELVLPMIDNTIAAAIAEGATIVLPGTVYNYGPDAFPVLHESSPQHPQTRKGAIRVQLEQRLEDASRHGARVIIVRAGDFFGGQAANSWFSQGVVKPGKPVHTISNPGAPGLAHQWAYLPDVARTMVELLARRASLDAFARFHMAGHIDTDGTQMSKAIQRVVQRRTGRQPRVGTFPWWLLKLAAPFVVTLRELQEMRYLWSTPLRLDNARLVEVLGKEPHTPLDQAVEATLVGMGCLA